In Variovorax paradoxus, a single genomic region encodes these proteins:
- a CDS encoding DUF2844 domain-containing protein: MNSGSQECHARRTHGATLLGGLAIAAAALGTPCAFAELGGAPHLGPDQRVATPSRKIAAPVAANTATAATTAPSNWTMREITLPDGLIEREYLNADGVVFAVAWRGSHRPELSVLLGTQYATQMSGRARELRQQGRGSHGSTSQAGETFAVHASAHQRSWTGIAWLPRLLPAGVDPDTLTVPQDS, translated from the coding sequence ATGAACAGCGGGTCACAAGAATGTCATGCGCGGCGCACCCATGGAGCCACCCTGCTGGGCGGCCTGGCAATCGCCGCCGCCGCGCTCGGAACGCCCTGCGCGTTCGCGGAACTGGGCGGCGCTCCCCATCTGGGCCCGGACCAGCGGGTCGCCACGCCATCGCGCAAGATTGCCGCTCCTGTAGCCGCCAACACGGCCACGGCGGCAACCACTGCGCCAAGCAACTGGACCATGCGGGAAATCACGCTGCCCGACGGGCTTATCGAGCGTGAGTACCTGAACGCGGACGGCGTCGTCTTCGCGGTCGCGTGGCGCGGTTCCCACCGGCCGGAACTCTCGGTGCTGCTCGGCACGCAATACGCCACGCAGATGTCCGGCAGGGCACGCGAACTGCGCCAGCAAGGCCGAGGCTCCCACGGCTCCACCTCGCAGGCGGGCGAGACATTCGCGGTGCATGCCTCGGCGCACCAGCGCTCCTGGACGGGCATCGCCTGGCTGCCGCGGCTGCTGCCGGCCGGCGTCGATCCGGACACGCTGACCGTCCCGCAAGACTCCTGA
- a CDS encoding DUF3443 family protein, protein MEPRQAGNRRVAGASNLIRAAAAVAVCAASLLGLAACGGGGGGGGGGALPIALLPTATTPAATPTPATTSQNSMSLTVSRGTDTSGVNLPQVSVQLCVPGTGTCQTIDNVLIDTGSAGVRIAASALNSSMLAALPQESVNSAPLNACEQFLDGYTWGTMRTADITLGPKSAAAQPLQIVGDTAAGAVPSACSDNGTLKAENTPADLGTNGIIGVAAFLQDCGNACAQKAVSATYYTCQPGAQCQNTAVPLAKQAQNIVANFAQDNNGVVLGLPAISSAGQGVTVGTLYFGVATQANNAMTGATVLQTNPNTLRVSATYKNNSFPDSFLDSGSNFFFLNDSTIAQCAKGSTFQGFYCPPSSLDLSASFTAATGPALNQSFAIANAQSLFTSNPGAVAVNNVAAASIGSAIDFGLPFFYGRLVAVLNEGQSALGQQGPFTALASP, encoded by the coding sequence ATGGAACCACGACAAGCAGGCAACCGGCGCGTTGCCGGTGCCAGCAACCTGATTCGCGCGGCGGCGGCCGTGGCGGTATGCGCTGCGAGCCTGCTGGGCCTCGCCGCCTGCGGCGGTGGCGGGGGCGGCGGAGGCGGCGGCGCATTGCCGATCGCGCTGCTGCCGACCGCCACCACCCCGGCGGCGACACCGACCCCTGCGACAACCTCGCAGAACTCGATGTCCCTCACCGTGTCGCGCGGCACGGACACCAGCGGCGTCAACCTTCCGCAGGTCAGCGTTCAACTCTGCGTGCCGGGCACTGGCACCTGCCAGACCATCGACAACGTGCTGATCGACACCGGCTCCGCCGGCGTGCGCATCGCCGCCTCGGCGCTCAATTCGTCGATGCTCGCGGCGCTGCCGCAAGAGTCGGTGAACAGCGCGCCGCTGAATGCCTGCGAGCAATTCCTCGACGGCTACACATGGGGAACCATGCGCACGGCCGACATCACGCTGGGGCCGAAGTCGGCGGCGGCGCAGCCGCTGCAGATCGTGGGCGACACGGCGGCGGGCGCCGTGCCGAGCGCATGCTCGGACAACGGCACGCTGAAGGCGGAGAACACTCCCGCCGACCTGGGAACGAACGGCATCATCGGCGTGGCGGCCTTCCTGCAGGACTGCGGCAACGCGTGCGCGCAGAAGGCGGTCTCCGCCACCTACTACACCTGCCAGCCGGGGGCGCAGTGCCAGAACACGGCGGTGCCGCTCGCCAAGCAGGCCCAGAACATCGTGGCCAACTTCGCGCAGGACAACAACGGCGTGGTGCTCGGGCTGCCCGCGATTTCCTCGGCCGGCCAGGGCGTTACCGTCGGCACGCTCTACTTCGGCGTTGCCACGCAGGCCAACAACGCCATGACCGGCGCGACGGTGCTGCAGACGAACCCGAACACGCTCCGCGTCTCGGCCACCTACAAGAACAACAGCTTTCCCGACAGCTTCCTGGACAGCGGCTCGAACTTCTTCTTCCTGAACGATTCGACGATCGCCCAGTGCGCCAAGGGCAGCACCTTCCAGGGCTTCTATTGCCCGCCGAGTTCGCTGGACCTGAGCGCCAGCTTCACCGCGGCCACCGGCCCCGCGCTGAACCAGAGCTTTGCCATTGCGAACGCGCAGTCGCTGTTCACGAGCAACCCGGGCGCGGTGGCGGTAAACAACGTGGCGGCCGCGAGCATCGGTAGCGCCATCGACTTCGGGCTTCCGTTCTTCTACGGCAGGCTCGTCGCGGTGCTCAACGAGGGGCAGTCCGCGCTGGGCCAGCAAGGGCCGTTCACCGCGCTGGCGTCGCCCTGA